DNA from Danaus plexippus chromosome 6, MEX_DaPlex, whole genome shotgun sequence:
ATAATGTAAACTTTAAACGAGGAATTCTTATCTTAGCTTGACTTAAGACTTCTGCTGTCGCTTCTGTTTGAAGAGGCTGGTGGGTCTCGCACTGGCAGTTACATTTTCTGGAGATGCAGATTTTTCAACAACATCCCTCACAACTATTTCTTGTCTCTCCGTATCGGTAATAGCATTCTTATTCACTGCTTGCGGCGCTTCCATTTCCTTTGTTACGTTGGCTGATTTATccaaatatttagattttcttAATATGGATGTTGTTCCATTATTAAATAGGTTTGCATACGCTACATAAATATCCCTCGGCTTCATGATACCCTTTTCTGGATCATACGGTGTCATATCTGGTTCCACATCCGTATGTGTGAACGTTAATTCCAATGTCTCACCATCATCTTCGTCAGCGAAGGCCACACTTTTACTCGACTTGGAAGTGTCACTTCTTGATGAATCTTCATCTTCAGCAGTTTCTAATATATCATCTATTCTACAAATTTgaacacaaaaatttttatataaatcagtaacatgataacaatattattattatgataaaaaaaatatggtttcATTATTTCTAGAACTGATATCAAGATAAGTGAATGGCGCCAtggcataaataatatttaaaaaataatatctgatTGTAgcaataacatacaaaaatacataatcaCCTATCCATTTCATCCTCCAGGTCATCCAGGAGTTCAATTTCATCTAATCTGGACAACAATTCACTCTCTGTAGTAGTTTCCGGCCGTTCCCTACTCTTGAGTTCGGTCAGTTTAGTCGAAAGCATTTCCTGTCTGTTGAGAACTTGCTGTAATAAATCTGTCTTTGAAGTTTGCTTTGGAACATTGTGCGTTATTCTTGAGACTATCTCTGTAGCTTCATCAGCTCTGACATCTTTAACATCAGATTCTTTGATGACACAAGAATCAAAGTTTGATTCATAACTATTGGTTTCCTCTACAGTATCTGAGTTTTGCATTTCATTTTGCATTTCCTCCTGTAACTCCAACTCCTCCAACCTCATCCACAGTTCTTCGTCGGAGATGTCTTTACTTATGTTTTCTTTCTTCTTATCGTCACTCTGATGATATCGTTTCAGTCTCTCTCTGTGCTGCTCCCTCCACGCTTTATCTTCCTCTTCAGTACAAACTTCAATAATGTCCTGACCAGTATTAccatatacattttgttttccaAAAGATAGTTGATTTTCAAGATATTCtttctctttattatattcttcaaGTTTTGATTTTGCAtctaaaagtatattataaagcaaaataaatgttatgatattataatgataataaaaaatgattaacATACCTTTAATTCTGTGCTGCCTCAGTACCTCAGCCTGTTTAATAGAACATTTAGCAAAATAATCCGCGCCTAAGGCTACGGTCACTTCATTTGTGTGTTTTAATGCTCccctaaataatattttatttccaatagGTACTAATATTGGTACTGACAACTTATCAGAATAGATTTCAAAGTTGAGAGTGTTtagattttgtaaatattcttcccagaatttaatatttttttcgttttcatGTAAACTCTGTAAGACATTGCATTATGTTTATTCATATTAGcattataaaaacatcttagattacaatgaaatatttaagactTACTTTCTGATAGATATCACTAAGGAAAttcataataacaatttaaatcacaaaaaaaaattcaaaacacaGTCTTAAAAGTTAGAAATAATAGTGAAAATTGACAACTgcaaaatttcaattcaaatatcaGTCCTATTTGACACATAAAACTCacgttgaaaaattataatttatttagtgatGATGCccgaaatataaaatcttaagcAATACAATGCAATAACAATATCAAACGccattattgattttaaagaaaatgtttattattatataataaatattatagcaaTGAATGCAagccttaatttttaaattacttaaattgaCTAATCAATACTTTTATTCCTAAACGCTACATTAGCTGTCAAATTCCGTGTTTTCAGTTTTGTATTGCCAAATTGGCAACAAAATCTGGTTGTCAATACATGATTGGAAAACATTCAACTAGTTTTTtcgtaatgaaaattatattctaaccatgaaataaaaattaatgttatcagAAAAATggcagaaaaaaaatctattttacatGAATTATATGTCTTTTCGGAATGGAAGCCTGAGCCTGAATATATAGTATGTtgtctatatttttacttcgtaatatgtctaaaaatatcagtattccatattttattgtaattttatttatagcaaaaaaCCGACACTTTGTTGCCCGAAAATATATCAAGTATTTGGCGGTGGCTTAAGTTTTTTGGGCTAAAAAAAAGCCTTATAGACAGTGTAACCGCGTAAGTATTgttcaaaacaatataaagtataagtaTCAATAACAGTAATTGAGTGATTATCGtggtcttaaatatatatttaatattatatagccATAAGGAGAAGCAACAAAAATGGCATATGGCACTAGGAGATGAAGGGAAGGTGTTGGCCATCCTCACAGATAACATACTGGAAATAAGGACAAAACGTTCTGAATATGCCACAATCGGCGCTAGGACCACAGGTATAAAAAGTGCCCATACTCTTGTACTTCAGTACTTGTCAAATTCTCCAttcacacaaaataaatattgtagtcTGCAATAAGAAAGCCCTTCTAATACAAATGAGAGAatcattaactaaaatatttttcttttaatcttcaatttattaacaaatgttttaagtaaGATATGATAATCATATCATTTATGCCCTAAggagtttgaatattttacttcGGTGTGTAATCTTTATATCTTTAACAGCTAGGTTTAGTAACgagttttaatataagcaaACTTTCAGTGGCTCGTGATCCTTATCCGCAATGGAGAAAGCTTGTGTGGAGTCCGGACTGCACATTCCTCGTGGTGGCCTATGGCAATGGcattgttaacttttttgatCTCACAGCTTCTAATCTATTCTATATACCCGCTGTAAGTTGATATTTCATAGTCACCTCCTAATACAAAATTCtcatacacaaataaaaactaagtttttgaaaacgaataaaaaaacactcaCATAGTTGTggcaaagtaaccaaaacttCGAGATTATttagacaaaataataaaaaaggcataggaaatctgaaaatattagttttatttaaaagtaagaaaGTGGTCCTAATGTCACTTAAATTagaatagataattttttttaaggaatagACAAGAACATGCCGATAGTCCATTTAGTATATATAGTTGCCCCATTTCATATCAAAGCCcgcttattatattaaaaccatcTCCAACTCGTACACTCCATGTTGAAACAACAGTAGGAACTGTTGTGACGAGTGGGTTCAATCTAAATAAGTTATTGtccaaataaagaagtaaatgagtgaaaataaaagtaagctGTTCTATAGAACAACACCACACAACTTAggatcaaataattaatatatgtaatacacGACTAAgcccaacaaaaaaataataaggaaaGATGTAGACTTGatggaaattttataacaatctaatgttaattgaaaactaattaagaaattatattttttacgaacAGGACTGTTCCCGGCCCGGAGGTCTAGAATGTTCGGACAACACGCATGCGGTCTCCGACGTGATATTCATGCCTCTCAGAGTGAAAGACACTAAGTGGTAACAGAACTCCCTTAGAGAGATTTAACTTTAGACATGTTCCCTCGAATGAGAAAGACAGACATATCTTAATAACAGGTTTCATGaactataaattattgctattattgcttttatatttaattcatgttATCAAACGATAGGatgatatatgatattatgTCTAAAGTTGTGCGGGAGTAGTAACATCGTCCAGTTGATCACGACCTGTCAGAAACGCAGACTATAAGCGACcagactattaaaaatatatgtgtttcggttaataagaatatttcatatatttcttgttCTGTTCTatgtgtacatacatatatatatatacaactgaaacgcattgagataaaattttagcagtgctggcgaccaaccatgaatgagatctaagattttcgcgagtattcatttaaatgaaactagtattattcggatttactacgcggattttattatttaaaaactacataatcccgacgtttcggttactttgcagcaaccgtgacggGCAACACCTCGTCTGTTcgtgattatgtagtttttaaataataaaatccgcgtagtaaatccgaataatactagtttcatttagaccAACCATGAATttaggtgcgccattttagtgctaatgggatgcaaaaatctcatGTGTCTAACCGCTTGTTCCGCGTCTCTAAACTCTTTGCATGGTCTTATCTAGGGGAATAAAAGACTGTAGTATATCCTTATCTTTGCCCTTCTTACTTAATCCTAACCCTATGATAAGTGCACAAAGTATCTGCTAGAAATGAAGTCTTGACTCTATCTGGGGCATGTTTGTGTTTTGGGAGTGATGTAACGTCATCATGGGTTTTCCCGAGGATATGtgtcttggaaactctcaggtgcttatagagctccgatgatctttttagatttatccaaaatttatttcgttcCCTGAATAAAGCTGGCGACTCAGCcgatagcgcgagcccgaACCACAACTTCGACATCTTATGACGCTTGCATCtgactttgacaaaagggttttatcaaaatcataGTCGAGGAAAAGTCAATTCAAACGTAATATTAGGTAATTATcatagatccaagcttttttgacgttactgaTCGGTTGattatctaccttgttgagatcgtttaaaaactatctactatttcttttaacatttttcgcAACCGCATGAACCATTGACGGCCTAATGATCAtaccggatcgtatgaggtgaatcttgtactccgcctaccgagacacagacagtgacatttacttggttttgtcctcaatccttCCGTCCACTCTCAGTACTTGCCAGTGTATGTTGATGTTTAATACCCGTGCTCAGGAACTGGGAGGTGTTGGTGGTAACCTTCGACGGTCGTCTCCGAGGGTACCTGGTATCCGCCTCCGAGGGTTTCAAGCTACATCACACGTTCTCGTTCCCGGGGGGTGTGGCGGCCGCCGTCTTCTGTCCGGCTCATGGGGTGCTGTATGTAGCTGGACCTCCTGCACCAGCAAGGAAGGTGAGGGAAAAAACACTCTAGGGACTTTTGATGTTTGTTATTATGGtatcattaaaacaaaatatgttataataactacatacattatattccATGTGTTATTCCATAGCTTAACGTCAATTCTTGTCAAatatcatcaaaatcggttcagtaTAACGTGAAAGATTAATAAACCTCCACACACCCTCACAAGCTTTGGGATATATTATAAGTGGTATCTAATGTACCCGTACTAAATGTAAGGAGTCGTGGTGCGCGAGCAGTGCCGGCCTGTCCGCGTGGCGCGTGCTGCTGGACGAGCCGTTCTATAAGCTGTCCGTGGTGTCGAGCGAGCTGCACGACAAGCTGGCCGCTGACTCCTGGAACTACCTGCCGCTGCTGTTCAATAACAACCTGGTAATGACGTCATAGCATCcagcattatatatattatatacaaattaaatcttttttctggaatcatcaatattttaaactgtcaAGCGGTTACTGTGTACGAAATAGTTATGTCGTTAGTTCTATCGTAAGCCCATTATAACACGGGATTAGATCAAACCTCGTGTAATATCTGATGCACCATTGTCGGTTGCAGGACTTCATAGTGCGCATGTCGCTGTCGCCGGACAATCAGTCGCTGGTGTGTGTTCACTCCTCGGGCGAGTTGTCTCTGTGGCGCCTGCCGGTGCTGTCTCCGCTGCGGCGCTTCGCCCTCGCCGCTCAGCCGGGACACGCGCTCCCCCACCCCCGACGGGGCGCCGCCCTCGACCCCACCACCAGCCACCCCGCTGACGTCACCTGGTGGAGCAATGAGGTTcttatggaaaataaataatccatAAAACTCCTTA
Protein-coding regions in this window:
- the LOC116779129 gene encoding unconventional prefoldin RPB5 interactor 1, producing the protein MNFLSDIYQKSLHENEKNIKFWEEYLQNLNTLNFEIYSDKLSVPILVPIGNKILFRGALKHTNEVTVALGADYFAKCSIKQAEVLRQHRIKDAKSKLEEYNKEKEYLENQLSFGKQNVYGNTGQDIIEVCTEEEDKAWREQHRERLKRYHQSDDKKKENISKDISDEELWMRLEELELQEEMQNEMQNSDTVEETNSYESNFDSCVIKESDVKDVRADEATEIVSRITHNVPKQTSKTDLLQQVLNRQEMLSTKLTELKSRERPETTTESELLSRLDEIELLDDLEDEMDRIDDILETAEDEDSSRSDTSKSSKSVAFADEDDGETLELTFTHTDVEPDMTPYDPEKGIMKPRDIYVAYANLFNNGTTSILRKSKYLDKSANVTKEMEAPQAVNKNAITDTERQEIVVRDVVEKSASPENVTASARPTSLFKQKRQQKS